One part of the Alligator mississippiensis isolate rAllMis1 chromosome 3, rAllMis1, whole genome shotgun sequence genome encodes these proteins:
- the LOC132249566 gene encoding uncharacterized protein LOC132249566, producing MWALVYLLKLSSLLGISNPAIMPTCCKCPQNGGGTLTKANYKLSKSTILSALLHPISRCCPRREIIIQSGNTTPLCVKPDPEIWSAILKDWPSSLQPVNNIWEPKGTPTNTWVGNSWVALLKDSPPALTNQSCLLCALTPVSSDEGVPFLPIPLNRTGIVSDWGFNWNFSLRYNGSGRIMVAKVTGSICISQHRSGFKVGQSRCKETWISKEIAPWEGTWTCANVSHNNFDNCSCLLSKEWISVWGINCTHYRNGTKVNGSSTKRSSLTLTLMSSRSIITNEACGLWWICGRWAYRQLPANWAGTCYLGALIPGVWITQPKTHRAKCNTDVSFEGIAAGGGQKWKNDEWPAERIIQYYGPATWEPNVVGREPTYLTNQIIRLQAVVEIVTNKTAAALRLIGNQLTPLRTTVLQNRLALDYLLASEGGVCRKLNLSNCCVEIDDNGELIKALADEMEEVAHVPVQTWNGWNFDWFTSWLPNFGWLRGAF from the coding sequence atgtgggcccTAGTCTATTTGTTAAAGCTCTCGTCCCTTTTAGGTATATCAAACCCAGCTATTATGCCCACCTGTTGTAAGTGTCCCCAAAACGGGGGTGGAACCCTCACTAAGGCTAACTACAAACTTTCAAAGTCTACAATACTTagtgccctcctgcaccccatttCCCGGTGCTGCCCACGTCGAGAAATTATAATTCAATCCGGCAATACAACACCGCTGTGTGTAAAGCCAGACCCAGAAATCTGGTCTGCAATTCTCAAAGATTGGCCTTCAAGCCTTCAACCTGTCAATAATATATGGGAACCTAAAGGCACACCTACGAATACATGGGTGGGAAAttcatgggtggcccttcttaaAGACTCACCTCCGGCTCTAACTAACCAAAGTTGTCTTTTGTGTGcgcttactcctgtttctagtgatgagggagtccctttctTGCCTATCCCCCTCAATAGGACTGGTATAGTCTCAGATTGGGGTTTTAACTGGAATTTCTCTTTGCGATATAATGGTTCTGGGAGAATTATGGTGGCAAAAGTTACTGGATCTATTTGCATTTCCCAACACAGAAGTGGATTTAAAGTGGGACAGTCAAGGTGCAAGGAAACATGGATTTCTAAGGAAATtgccccctgggagggcacaTGGACATGTGCAAATGTCTCACATAACAATTTTGACAATTGTAGCTGCCTATTGAGTAAGGAGTGGATTTCAGTTTGGGGCATTAATTGTACCCACTATCGAAATGGTACCAAGGTGAATGGGAGTTCAACAAAAAGAagctcactaactctaactttaATGAGCTCTCGTTCCATCATCACAAATgaagcctgtgggctatggtggatttgtggGCGATGGGCATATAGGCAGCTTCCCGCCAATTGGGCTGGGACTTGTTATTTAGGGGCTTTAATTCCGGGTGTTTGGATAACACAACCCAAAACTCATCGAGCCAAATGCAATACTGATGTTTCTTTTGAGGGCATTGCAGCAGGGGGAGGCCAAAAGTGGAAAAATGATGAGTGGCCAGCAGAGAGAATCATTCAGTACTATGGTCCAGCAACTTGGGAGCCAAACGTGGTTGGGAGAGAGCCCACATATTTGACAAATCAAATTATTAGACTCCAGGCCGTAGTAGAAATTGTTACCAATAAAACCGCCGCAGCCCTGCGTCTGATTGGCAACCAGCTCACTCCACTACGTACTACGGTACTGCAAAACCGCTTAGCTCTTGACTACTTACTTGCAAGCGAgggaggggtgtgcaggaagTTGAATTTATCAAACtgttgtgttgaaattgatgataatggtgaattgataaaggCCTTAGCGGATGAAATGGAGGAGGTAGCACATGTCCCAGTCCAAACATGGAACgggtggaattttgattggtttacatcctggctcccTAATTTTGGATGGTTAAGGGGAGCGTTCTAA